A region of Gracilinanus agilis isolate LMUSP501 chromosome 3, AgileGrace, whole genome shotgun sequence DNA encodes the following proteins:
- the MRTO4 gene encoding mRNA turnover protein 4 homolog produces the protein MPKSKRDKKVSLTKTAKKGLELKQNLIEELRKCVDTYKYLFIFSVANMRNSKLKDIRSAWKHSRIFFGKNKVMMVALGRGPTDEYKDNLHQVSKKLRGEVGLLFTNRTKKEVNEWFSKYTEMDYARAGNKATFTVSLDAGPLEQFPHSMEPQLRQLGLPTALKKGVVTLLSDYQVCKEGDVLTPEQARVLKLFGFEMAEFRVNIKYLWQAESGKFEHLGEDAEEEEDYDDGSSSKESEDSEDDD, from the exons TTTCCTTAACAAAGACTGCCAAGAAAGGCTTAGAACTCAAACAAAACCTTATAGAAGAG CTTCGAAAATGTGTGGACACGTACAAATACCTTTTCATCTTCTCTGTGGCAAACATGAGGAACAGCAAACTAAAGGATATCAGAAGTGCTTGGAAGCACAGCCG GATTTTCTTTGGCAAGAACAAAGTCATGATGGTGGCTTTGGGCCGAGGTCCCACTGACGAGTATAAGGACAACCTACACCAG GTCAGCAAGAAGCTGAGGGGTGAGGTCGGTCTCTTGTTCACCAATAGAACGAAGAAGGAAGTAAATGA GTGGTTCAGTAAGTATACTGAAATGGATTATGCCCGAGCCGGTAACAAAGCGACTTTCACTGTCAGCCTGGATGCAGGGCCCCTGGAGCAGTTCCCCCACTCTATGGAGCCTCAGCTAAGGCAGCTCGGTCTGCCCACAGCCCTCAAGAAAG GTGTTGTGACCCTGCTCTCTGACTACCAGGTGTGTAAGGAAGGTGATGTGCTGACCCCTGAGCAGGCTCGAGTCCTG AAGCTGTTTGGGTTCGAGATGGCAGAATTCAGAGTTAACATCAAGTATCTGTGGCAGGCAGAATCAGGGAAGTTTGAGCATCTGGGGGAGGATGCGGAGGAGGAAGAGGACTACGACGATGGCAGCTCCTCAAAGGAATCAGAAGACTCAGAGGATGATGATTGA
- the LOC123240351 gene encoding aflatoxin B1 aldehyde reductase member 4-like isoform X1, with translation MLSAASRAVARAAARSARAARGAASSSSRSVRATVVATAAMSRAARAASAARTLPASVLGTMEMGRRMDGSTSAAVVQAFLERGHRELDTAFMYSDGQSESIVGSLGLGLGDGGSRAKIATKANPWDGKSLSAESVRSQLETSLERLQCSRVDLFYLHAPDHGTPVEETLSACNDLYQEGKFVELGLSNYASWEVAEICTLCKSKGWVLPTVYQGMYNATTRQVETELFPCLHHFGLRFYAFNPLAGGLLTGKYKYEDKDKKQPKGRFFGNNLSEIYRNRFWKEHHFQAIALVEKALAASHGASPPSMTAAALRWMYHHSGLQGARGDAVILGMSSLEQLQQNLAASEEGPLEPEVVRAFDQAWHLVAHECPNYFR, from the exons ATGCTGAGCGCTGCGTCTCGCGCGGTGGCTCGCGCAGCCGCCCGCTCCGCCCGAGCCGCCCGCGGAGCCGCTAGCTCCAGCAGCCGTAGCGTCCGCGCCACCGTCGTCGCTACCGCCGCGATGTCCCGAGCGGCCCGCGCCGCCTCGGCGGCCCGGACCCTGCCGGCTTCCGTGCTGGGCACGATGGAGATGGGCCGGCGCATGGACGGGTCAACGAGCGCGGCCGTCGTGCAAGCCTTCCTGGAGCGCGGCCACCGCGAGCTGGACACGGCCTTCATGTACAGCGACGGCCAGTCCGAGAGCATCGTGGGCAGCTTGGGCCTGGGCCTGGGGGACGGCGGCAGCAGAG CAAAAATCGCCACCAAGGCCAATCCCTGGGATGGGAAGTCGCTCAGTGCTGAGAGTGTCCGGTCTCAGCTGGAGACCTCGCTGGAGCGGCTGCAGTGTTCTCGAGTGGACCTTTTCTACCTGCATGCACCCGACCATGGTACACCCGTGGAGGAGACCCTGAGCGCCTGCAATGATCTGTACCAGGAG GGTAAGTTTGTAGAGCTCGGTCTTTCTAACTACGCCTCCTGGGAAGTAGCTGAAATCTGTACCCTCTGCAAGAGCAAGGGCTGGGTGCTCCCCACTGTGTACCAG ggCATGTACAACGCTACCACCAGACAAGTGGAGACAGAGCTGTTCCCCTGCCTGCATCACTTTGGATTGAGGTTCTATGCCTTTAACCCTTTGGCTG GTGGGCTCCTAACTGGCAAGTACAAGTATgaggacaaagacaaaaaacagccAAAGGGCCGGTTCTTTGGAAATAATCTTTCTGAGATCTACCGGAATCG GTTCTGGAAGGAGCATCACTTTCAGGCCATCGCTCTTGTGGAGAAAGCCCTGGCGGCCTCTCACGGGGCCAGCCCTCCCAGCATGACGGCGGCGGCCCTGCGATGGATGTACCACCACTCCGGGCTGCAG GGTGCCCGGGGAGACGCCGTCATCCTGGGTATGTCCAGCCTGGAGCAGCTGCAGCAGAACCTGGCAGCGTCCGAGGAGGGCCCCCTGGAGCCCGAGGTGGTGAGGGCCTTCGACCAGGCCTGGCACCTCGTGGCCCACGAATGTCCCAACTACTTCCGCTAG
- the LOC123240351 gene encoding aflatoxin B1 aldehyde reductase member 2-like isoform X3 produces MLSAASRAVARAAARSARAAPARAASAARTLPASVLGTMEMGRRMDGSTSAAVVQAFLERGHRELDTAFMYSDGQSESIVGSLGLGLGDGGSRAKIATKANPWDGKSLSAESVRSQLETSLERLQCSRVDLFYLHAPDHGTPVEETLSACNDLYQEGMYNATTRQVETELFPCLHHFGLRFYAFNPLAGGLLTGKYKYEDKDKKQPKGRFFGNNLSEIYRNRFWKEHHFQAIALVEKALAASHGASPPSMTAAALRWMYHHSGLQGARGDAVILGMSSLEQLQQNLAASEEGPLEPEVVRAFDQAWHLVAHECPNYFR; encoded by the exons ATGCTGAGCGCTGCGTCTCGCGCGGTGGCTCGCGCAGCCGCCCGCTCCGCCCGAGCCGCCC CGGCCCGCGCCGCCTCGGCGGCCCGGACCCTGCCGGCTTCCGTGCTGGGCACGATGGAGATGGGCCGGCGCATGGACGGGTCAACGAGCGCGGCCGTCGTGCAAGCCTTCCTGGAGCGCGGCCACCGCGAGCTGGACACGGCCTTCATGTACAGCGACGGCCAGTCCGAGAGCATCGTGGGCAGCTTGGGCCTGGGCCTGGGGGACGGCGGCAGCAGAG CAAAAATCGCCACCAAGGCCAATCCCTGGGATGGGAAGTCGCTCAGTGCTGAGAGTGTCCGGTCTCAGCTGGAGACCTCGCTGGAGCGGCTGCAGTGTTCTCGAGTGGACCTTTTCTACCTGCATGCACCCGACCATGGTACACCCGTGGAGGAGACCCTGAGCGCCTGCAATGATCTGTACCAGGAG ggCATGTACAACGCTACCACCAGACAAGTGGAGACAGAGCTGTTCCCCTGCCTGCATCACTTTGGATTGAGGTTCTATGCCTTTAACCCTTTGGCTG GTGGGCTCCTAACTGGCAAGTACAAGTATgaggacaaagacaaaaaacagccAAAGGGCCGGTTCTTTGGAAATAATCTTTCTGAGATCTACCGGAATCG GTTCTGGAAGGAGCATCACTTTCAGGCCATCGCTCTTGTGGAGAAAGCCCTGGCGGCCTCTCACGGGGCCAGCCCTCCCAGCATGACGGCGGCGGCCCTGCGATGGATGTACCACCACTCCGGGCTGCAG GGTGCCCGGGGAGACGCCGTCATCCTGGGTATGTCCAGCCTGGAGCAGCTGCAGCAGAACCTGGCAGCGTCCGAGGAGGGCCCCCTGGAGCCCGAGGTGGTGAGGGCCTTCGACCAGGCCTGGCACCTCGTGGCCCACGAATGTCCCAACTACTTCCGCTAG
- the LOC123240351 gene encoding aflatoxin B1 aldehyde reductase member 2-like isoform X2 — MLSAASRAVARAAARSARAAPARAASAARTLPASVLGTMEMGRRMDGSTSAAVVQAFLERGHRELDTAFMYSDGQSESIVGSLGLGLGDGGSRAKIATKANPWDGKSLSAESVRSQLETSLERLQCSRVDLFYLHAPDHGTPVEETLSACNDLYQEGKFVELGLSNYASWEVAEICTLCKSKGWVLPTVYQGMYNATTRQVETELFPCLHHFGLRFYAFNPLAGGLLTGKYKYEDKDKKQPKGRFFGNNLSEIYRNRFWKEHHFQAIALVEKALAASHGASPPSMTAAALRWMYHHSGLQGARGDAVILGMSSLEQLQQNLAASEEGPLEPEVVRAFDQAWHLVAHECPNYFR; from the exons ATGCTGAGCGCTGCGTCTCGCGCGGTGGCTCGCGCAGCCGCCCGCTCCGCCCGAGCCGCCC CGGCCCGCGCCGCCTCGGCGGCCCGGACCCTGCCGGCTTCCGTGCTGGGCACGATGGAGATGGGCCGGCGCATGGACGGGTCAACGAGCGCGGCCGTCGTGCAAGCCTTCCTGGAGCGCGGCCACCGCGAGCTGGACACGGCCTTCATGTACAGCGACGGCCAGTCCGAGAGCATCGTGGGCAGCTTGGGCCTGGGCCTGGGGGACGGCGGCAGCAGAG CAAAAATCGCCACCAAGGCCAATCCCTGGGATGGGAAGTCGCTCAGTGCTGAGAGTGTCCGGTCTCAGCTGGAGACCTCGCTGGAGCGGCTGCAGTGTTCTCGAGTGGACCTTTTCTACCTGCATGCACCCGACCATGGTACACCCGTGGAGGAGACCCTGAGCGCCTGCAATGATCTGTACCAGGAG GGTAAGTTTGTAGAGCTCGGTCTTTCTAACTACGCCTCCTGGGAAGTAGCTGAAATCTGTACCCTCTGCAAGAGCAAGGGCTGGGTGCTCCCCACTGTGTACCAG ggCATGTACAACGCTACCACCAGACAAGTGGAGACAGAGCTGTTCCCCTGCCTGCATCACTTTGGATTGAGGTTCTATGCCTTTAACCCTTTGGCTG GTGGGCTCCTAACTGGCAAGTACAAGTATgaggacaaagacaaaaaacagccAAAGGGCCGGTTCTTTGGAAATAATCTTTCTGAGATCTACCGGAATCG GTTCTGGAAGGAGCATCACTTTCAGGCCATCGCTCTTGTGGAGAAAGCCCTGGCGGCCTCTCACGGGGCCAGCCCTCCCAGCATGACGGCGGCGGCCCTGCGATGGATGTACCACCACTCCGGGCTGCAG GGTGCCCGGGGAGACGCCGTCATCCTGGGTATGTCCAGCCTGGAGCAGCTGCAGCAGAACCTGGCAGCGTCCGAGGAGGGCCCCCTGGAGCCCGAGGTGGTGAGGGCCTTCGACCAGGCCTGGCACCTCGTGGCCCACGAATGTCCCAACTACTTCCGCTAG